From Terriglobales bacterium, the proteins below share one genomic window:
- the mazG gene encoding nucleoside triphosphate pyrophosphohydrolase, whose amino-acid sequence MSTGEKFERAVGIMARLRAPGGCPWDREQTFDSIKPYTLEETYEVLEAIDHRDWDELTGELGDLLLQVLFYAEMAKEENHFGIDDVLDRLSNKLVDRHPHVFGDVEAKTSSDVLRNWEALKAEEKKKRLAAGGGKSARPEEPAKSVLAGVSSAVPALLEAFKLSSRAAHVGFDWPNIAGLFEKLEEETGELRREVDQLPAPGPRPQDRGVAGARGAVIPEEMRLRLEDEVGDMLFVLVNIARYLSLDPESALRQTNRKFRRRFQWLEEELRKSGRSPREASLDEMEALWQRSKEQERRP is encoded by the coding sequence ATGTCCACGGGTGAAAAATTCGAACGCGCGGTCGGCATCATGGCGCGGCTCCGCGCTCCCGGCGGCTGTCCCTGGGACCGGGAGCAGACCTTCGACTCCATCAAGCCCTACACCCTGGAAGAGACCTACGAGGTGCTGGAGGCCATCGACCACCGGGACTGGGACGAACTGACCGGCGAGCTCGGCGATCTCCTGCTGCAAGTCCTCTTCTACGCCGAGATGGCGAAGGAGGAGAACCATTTCGGCATCGATGACGTGCTCGACCGCCTCTCCAACAAGCTGGTGGACCGCCATCCCCACGTTTTCGGCGACGTGGAGGCCAAGACGTCTTCCGATGTCTTGCGCAACTGGGAGGCGCTGAAGGCCGAGGAGAAGAAGAAGCGGCTCGCCGCCGGGGGAGGGAAGTCGGCGCGGCCGGAAGAGCCGGCGAAATCCGTCCTTGCCGGCGTGTCCTCGGCCGTGCCCGCGCTGCTGGAGGCTTTCAAGCTCAGCTCCCGCGCCGCCCACGTCGGCTTCGACTGGCCGAACATCGCCGGGCTGTTCGAGAAGCTGGAAGAGGAGACGGGTGAGCTGCGCCGCGAGGTGGACCAGTTGCCGGCGCCCGGCCCGCGCCCCCAGGACCGCGGAGTCGCCGGGGCGCGTGGCGCCGTCATCCCCGAGGAGATGCGGCTGCGCCTGGAGGATGAGGTCGGCGACATGCTCTTCGTCCTGGTGAACATCGCCCGTTACCTGTCGCTCGATCCCGAGTCCGCCCTGCGCCAGACCAACCGCAAATTCCGGCGCCGCTTCCAGTGGCTGGAGGAGGAGCTTCGCAAGTCCGGCCGGTCGCCGCGCGAGGCCTCGCTCGACGAGATGGAGGCCCTGTGGCAGCGGTCCAAGGAGCAGGAACGGCGTCCATGA
- the menC gene encoding o-succinylbenzoate synthase has translation MKIEALTLREIRMPLVHFFETSFGRTTERRIVLVTAHCEGVEGWGECVAGESPFYNEESIETAWYVIEEHLAPAIIGQTLQRPSDCVALFARVREHRMAKAAVEGALWHAFSLQAGQPLWRMIGGSRRQIECGVSIGIQDSVEQLLDRVATELAAGYRRIKVKVKPGWDLNVLERIRARWPDILLSCDANSAYTLDQVEHLKKFDQFRLLMIEQPLWNDDLYFHARLQKQLQTALCLDESIHHARDADAAAGLGACRIINVKQGRVGGLTEAIRVHDVCRNRGIPNWCGGMLESGIGRALNIALSTLENFRLPGDVSASKRYWKEDVIEPAVEVTPDGLIHVPDSPGLGYKVRLDLIEKLTVRKETFKGKT, from the coding sequence ATGAAGATCGAAGCCCTCACCCTCCGCGAGATCCGCATGCCGCTGGTCCATTTCTTCGAGACCAGCTTCGGCCGCACCACCGAGCGCCGCATCGTGCTGGTCACCGCTCACTGCGAAGGCGTGGAGGGCTGGGGGGAATGCGTCGCCGGCGAGAGTCCTTTCTACAACGAGGAATCCATCGAGACTGCCTGGTACGTGATCGAGGAGCACCTGGCCCCGGCCATCATCGGCCAAACCCTCCAGCGTCCCTCCGATTGCGTGGCGCTCTTCGCCCGGGTACGCGAGCACCGCATGGCCAAAGCTGCGGTGGAAGGCGCGCTCTGGCACGCCTTCTCTTTGCAGGCCGGCCAGCCCTTGTGGCGGATGATCGGGGGGAGCCGGCGCCAGATCGAGTGCGGGGTCTCCATCGGCATCCAGGATTCGGTCGAGCAGTTGCTCGACAGGGTCGCCACCGAGCTCGCCGCCGGATACCGCCGCATCAAGGTCAAGGTCAAGCCGGGCTGGGACCTGAACGTGCTGGAGCGCATCCGCGCCCGCTGGCCCGACATCCTGCTCAGCTGCGACGCCAACTCTGCCTACACCCTTGACCAGGTGGAGCATCTCAAGAAGTTCGACCAGTTCCGTCTGTTGATGATCGAACAACCGTTGTGGAATGACGATCTCTACTTCCACGCGCGCCTGCAGAAACAGCTGCAGACCGCCCTCTGCCTCGACGAGTCCATCCACCATGCACGCGACGCCGACGCCGCCGCCGGGCTCGGCGCCTGCCGCATCATCAACGTCAAGCAGGGAAGAGTGGGTGGCCTCACCGAGGCCATCCGCGTGCACGACGTCTGCCGCAACCGGGGGATCCCGAACTGGTGCGGCGGGATGCTGGAATCGGGCATCGGCCGGGCGCTCAACATCGCCCTCTCCACTCTGGAGAACTTCCGCCTCCCCGGCGACGTCTCCGCCTCCAAGCGTTACTGGAAGGAAGATGTCATCGAGCCCGCGGTCGAGGTCACTCCCGACGGACTCATCCACGTGCCCGACTCGCCCGGGCTCGGCTACAAAGTGAGGCTTGACCTGATTGAGAAGCTGACGGTCCGGAAGGAAACGTTCAAGGGCAAGACCTAA
- a CDS encoding GNAT family N-acetyltransferase has protein sequence MSEIAIRHCDSVEEFELCVKLQKEVWGFDDIEVVPLRMFVVATKIGGQVIGAFDRGQLIGFALSIPGTRSGHQYLHSHMLAVREDHRNTGIGRRIKLAQRDDALQRGFDLIEWTFDPLEIKNAFLNLERLGAICRRYNINQYGTSNSPLWGGLPTDRLIAEWWIRSRRVESLVNGGQLPHLEPERTISVPAEIYEWKAKAETRGKAADVQSRNRERFLAAFREGMAVLRFQRSPRGDGSYLLGHWDEDWSYAADH, from the coding sequence ATGAGCGAGATCGCCATCCGCCACTGCGATTCGGTCGAAGAGTTCGAGCTCTGCGTCAAGTTGCAGAAGGAGGTGTGGGGCTTCGACGATATCGAGGTGGTGCCCTTGCGCATGTTCGTGGTCGCCACCAAGATCGGCGGCCAGGTCATCGGCGCCTTCGACCGGGGACAGCTCATCGGCTTCGCCCTGTCCATCCCGGGTACCCGCAGCGGACACCAGTACCTGCATTCGCACATGCTGGCGGTGCGCGAGGACCATCGCAACACCGGCATCGGACGCCGCATCAAATTGGCGCAGCGCGACGACGCCCTGCAGCGCGGCTTCGACCTGATCGAATGGACCTTCGACCCGCTCGAGATCAAGAACGCCTTCCTCAACCTGGAGCGGCTGGGCGCCATCTGCCGGCGCTACAACATCAATCAGTACGGGACCTCCAACTCGCCCTTATGGGGAGGCCTGCCCACCGACCGGCTGATCGCCGAGTGGTGGATCCGCTCCCGACGCGTCGAGTCCCTCGTCAATGGGGGGCAGCTTCCTCACCTTGAGCCCGAGCGCACCATCTCGGTCCCGGCCGAGATCTACGAGTGGAAAGCGAAGGCCGAGACCCGCGGCAAGGCCGCCGACGTCCAGTCACGCAACCGCGAGAGATTCCTGGCCGCCTTCCGCGAGGGGATGGCCGTGCTCCGTTTCCAGCGCAGCCCTCGCGGCGACGGCAGCTACCTCCTGGGCCATTGGGACGAAGACTGGTCCTATGCCGCGGACCACTAG